The following coding sequences lie in one Fusobacterium sp. IOR10 genomic window:
- a CDS encoding peroxiredoxin-like family protein: MSENEKKVITNKSLKAALKEANEMRKGQIPPEILVEMKKATEDLKAFNFKEKTLQIGDTFPEATLLNYKGEATSLKGALDGKPAIISFYRGTWCPYCNLELAYYSELLGEKENKGVRMFAISPEKPDVTIEKTDPKSLNFTICSDVDNKLAKKLNLVFGLPEKIQAIYKKFGIDVDNSQGNTKKELPIPATFIVDGDGKVTYVDLDEDYTTRPDAQEVVTEYKKLI; encoded by the coding sequence ATGAGTGAAAATGAAAAAAAAGTAATAACAAATAAAAGTTTAAAAGCAGCATTAAAAGAAGCAAATGAAATGAGAAAGGGTCAAATACCTCCTGAAATTTTAGTTGAAATGAAAAAAGCAACTGAAGATTTAAAAGCATTTAACTTTAAAGAAAAAACATTACAAATAGGAGATACATTTCCAGAAGCAACTTTACTTAACTATAAGGGAGAAGCAACTTCTCTTAAAGGAGCATTAGATGGAAAACCTGCTATTATTAGTTTCTATAGAGGAACTTGGTGTCCTTATTGTAATCTTGAACTTGCATACTATAGTGAATTATTAGGAGAAAAAGAAAATAAAGGTGTAAGAATGTTTGCAATATCTCCAGAAAAACCAGATGTTACAATAGAAAAGACAGATCCTAAAAGCTTGAATTTTACTATTTGCAGTGATGTGGATAATAAATTAGCAAAAAAATTAAACTTAGTATTTGGATTACCTGAAAAAATACAAGCTATATACAAGAAGTTTGGAATTGATGTAGATAATTCCCAAGGAAATACAAAAAAAGAACTACCAATTCCAGCAACATTTATTGTGGATGGAGATGGAAAAGTAACATATGTGGATTTAGATGAAGATTATACAACTAGGCCAGATGCACAAGAGGTAGTTACAGAATACAAAAAATTAATATAA
- a CDS encoding Fic family protein, which produces MKNPFSPGLLPLELSNEILIRLYKKAIEARIKLTKFSILLEKSFISENLMYLFSLNESVQSTKIEGTQATFDEVMESEVTKKYSLNVMEVINYMHTLDLGVNLLKTLPISTRLILRLHEEILKDGRGKDRSPGSFRQVQNWIGRNNRIEDATYIPPSPDMVEKYISNLEKYINDEIADDIDPIIKIAVIHAQFESIHPFLDGNGRLGRVLIMLYLLDKGIINKPTFFVSEELEKNKLKYYTLLNNLRTETPKWEDWIVFFLQSVVNQANKNIDKLKRVETLYDEMKKFAKENNVKTEFIDTIFKNPIFSIKQVSESMNISYSASKTNINKLLLSNKIFTDDKKRNKIYTFIDLLDIIRYN; this is translated from the coding sequence ATGAAAAATCCATTTAGTCCTGGTTTATTACCACTAGAATTAAGTAATGAGATTCTAATTAGACTATACAAAAAAGCAATAGAAGCTAGAATTAAACTAACTAAATTTTCTATTTTATTAGAAAAAAGTTTCATTTCTGAAAATTTAATGTATTTATTTTCTTTAAATGAATCAGTTCAATCTACAAAAATAGAAGGTACACAAGCAACTTTTGATGAAGTTATGGAATCTGAAGTTACTAAGAAATATTCTTTAAATGTTATGGAAGTTATAAACTATATGCATACTTTAGATTTAGGAGTTAACCTATTAAAGACACTCCCTATTTCAACAAGATTAATATTAAGACTTCATGAAGAAATACTTAAAGATGGAAGAGGGAAAGATCGTTCTCCTGGTTCTTTTAGACAAGTTCAAAATTGGATTGGAAGAAATAACAGAATAGAAGATGCTACATATATTCCACCTTCTCCTGATATGGTAGAAAAATACATATCTAATTTAGAAAAATATATTAATGATGAAATAGCTGATGATATTGATCCAATTATAAAAATAGCAGTTATACATGCTCAATTTGAGAGTATTCATCCATTCTTAGACGGTAATGGAAGACTAGGAAGAGTTTTAATTATGCTTTACTTACTAGACAAAGGCATTATTAATAAACCTACATTCTTTGTTAGTGAAGAATTAGAAAAGAACAAATTAAAATATTATACTTTATTAAATAATTTAAGAACTGAAACTCCTAAATGGGAAGATTGGATAGTTTTCTTCTTACAGTCAGTAGTCAACCAGGCAAATAAAAATATAGACAAATTAAAAAGAGTTGAAACTCTTTATGATGAAATGAAAAAGTTTGCAAAAGAAAATAATGTTAAAACTGAATTTATAGATACTATATTTAAAAATCCTATCTTTTCAATTAAACAAGTTAGCGAATCAATGAATATTAGTTACAGTGCTTCAAAAACAAATATAAATAAATTATTATTAAGTAATAAAATATTTACAGATGATAAGAAAAGAAATAAAATTTATACATTTATAGATTTATTAGATATAATTAGATATAATTAG
- a CDS encoding co-chaperone YbbN — protein sequence MLKLEKDTFNEEVLEGKGLILVDFWSNKCEVCKALLPHIEELSKKYGDKIKFTKLDVVGAMTIARKQKVLGVPTVSIYKDGVKIAEAAKEDATKENVEKIIKEVL from the coding sequence ATGTTAAAATTAGAAAAGGATACATTTAATGAAGAAGTACTAGAAGGTAAAGGATTAATATTAGTAGATTTCTGGAGCAATAAATGTGAAGTTTGTAAAGCATTATTACCTCATATAGAAGAGTTGTCAAAGAAATATGGAGATAAGATTAAATTTACAAAGTTAGATGTAGTTGGAGCTATGACAATTGCTAGAAAACAAAAAGTTTTAGGAGTGCCAACTGTATCCATATATAAGGATGGAGTAAAAATAGCAGAAGCAGCAAAGGAAGATGCCACAAAAGAAAATGTAGAAAAAATTATAAAAGAAGTTCTATAG
- a CDS encoding AbiH family protein, protein MSKLFITGNGFDLRHRLETSYNDFKIFLIIQILKEKYRKEELNFLEEFCNYCDDYLTNYSPNEKILKSEITLILEDDSIEKISMVMKKIIEEYFFDSYPKEDIDMYFQEYLENESNWSKYFINLIEVVYSWQEFESSLGKIYLEVVNNYSNPFKSLDYNEANRILDQNREVQSEIFEMLEDLHISFRNWIGLVDVNKANKFKDLEERTNEETLFLTFNYTNLLEEIYNVKLNNILHIHGKVGEKIIYGHEGFELLSEKDEYLKECELIQTTNGEAIYELDEKLRKKTEKIIKRKKVKDFFEKFKNVDEIYSYGFSYGKVDQVYIEEIIKKVNGKDVTWYLNDYNHKENLNYIELIKKIGFEGEIKEFSCN, encoded by the coding sequence ATGAGTAAATTATTCATTACAGGTAATGGATTTGATTTGAGGCATAGGTTAGAAACATCATACAATGATTTTAAAATATTTTTAATTATTCAAATTTTAAAGGAAAAATATAGAAAAGAAGAATTAAATTTTTTAGAAGAGTTTTGCAATTATTGTGATGATTATTTAACAAATTATAGTCCAAATGAAAAGATTTTGAAAAGTGAAATCACTTTGATTTTAGAAGATGATAGTATAGAGAAAATTTCGATGGTAATGAAAAAAATTATTGAAGAGTATTTTTTTGATTCTTACCCTAAAGAGGATATTGATATGTATTTTCAAGAATATTTAGAAAATGAAAGCAATTGGTCTAAATATTTTATAAATTTGATAGAAGTAGTTTATTCTTGGCAAGAATTTGAAAGTTCTTTGGGAAAAATATATTTAGAAGTAGTTAATAATTATTCTAATCCTTTTAAGAGTCTAGATTATAACGAAGCGAATAGAATTTTAGATCAAAATAGAGAGGTTCAGAGTGAAATATTTGAAATGTTAGAAGACTTACATATTTCTTTTAGAAATTGGATTGGTTTAGTTGATGTGAATAAAGCTAATAAATTTAAAGATTTAGAAGAGAGAACAAATGAGGAAACTCTTTTTTTAACTTTTAATTACACTAATCTTTTAGAAGAAATTTATAATGTTAAATTGAATAATATTCTTCATATACATGGGAAAGTAGGTGAAAAAATTATTTATGGGCATGAGGGCTTTGAATTGTTATCTGAAAAAGATGAATATTTAAAGGAGTGTGAATTAATACAAACAACTAATGGAGAGGCAATCTATGAGTTGGATGAAAAATTAAGGAAAAAAACAGAAAAAATTATTAAGAGAAAAAAGGTAAAAGATTTTTTCGAAAAATTTAAAAATGTAGATGAAATTTATTCTTATGGATTTTCTTATGGTAAAGTAGATCAGGTTTATATAGAAGAAATAATAAAAAAAGTTAATGGAAAAGATGTTACTTGGTATTTAAACGATTATAATCATAAAGAAAATTTAAACTATATAGAATTAATAAAAAAAATAGGATTTGAAGGAGAAATAAAAGAATTTTCTTGTAATTGA
- a CDS encoding FAD-dependent oxidoreductase: protein MDEKIYDVIVIGGGPAGLSAALYASRSKLSTLILEKEKMGEQIVTTKEVANYPGSLFETGKMETSGPKLIGRMIEQAEHFGAKRVMKGVADVDFTGDIKKIITEDGTKFLSKTVVIATGAYPRKLGTPGEKKLIGKGVSYCATCDADFFEDLEVFCIGAGYAAAEEAIYLTKFAKKVTIVAREPAFTCAQSIVDKVMANPKIEVKFNSEVIDMRGDGILEEATFRNNITGETWDFIPDKEVGTFGIFVFVGYVPATDLFKGHVKIDKRGYIPTEELMNTNIPGVYAAGDLRPKDLRQVITATSDGAVAATAIEKYLAHLDVKTPEKDNK, encoded by the coding sequence ATGGATGAAAAAATATACGATGTAATAGTAATCGGTGGTGGACCAGCAGGTTTATCTGCAGCTTTATATGCTTCTAGATCAAAATTATCAACTTTAATATTGGAAAAGGAAAAAATGGGGGAACAAATAGTAACTACTAAAGAGGTAGCCAATTATCCTGGATCTTTGTTTGAAACTGGGAAGATGGAAACATCTGGACCAAAATTAATAGGAAGAATGATAGAACAAGCAGAACATTTTGGAGCTAAAAGAGTAATGAAAGGTGTTGCAGATGTTGATTTTACAGGGGATATAAAGAAAATAATAACTGAGGATGGAACTAAGTTTTTAAGTAAAACTGTGGTAATAGCAACAGGTGCTTATCCAAGAAAATTAGGAACTCCTGGAGAAAAAAAATTAATAGGAAAGGGAGTATCATATTGTGCCACTTGTGATGCAGACTTTTTTGAGGATTTAGAAGTATTTTGTATTGGTGCTGGATATGCAGCAGCAGAAGAGGCTATATACTTAACAAAATTTGCTAAAAAAGTAACTATTGTAGCTAGAGAACCTGCATTTACCTGTGCTCAATCAATAGTTGATAAAGTAATGGCAAATCCAAAAATAGAAGTTAAGTTTAATAGTGAAGTAATAGATATGAGAGGTGACGGAATCTTAGAGGAAGCTACTTTTAGAAATAATATTACTGGGGAAACTTGGGACTTTATTCCTGATAAAGAAGTGGGAACCTTTGGAATATTTGTCTTTGTTGGATATGTACCAGCAACTGATTTATTTAAAGGTCATGTTAAAATAGATAAGAGGGGATATATACCAACTGAAGAATTAATGAATACAAATATCCCTGGAGTATATGCAGCAGGGGATTTAAGACCTAAAGATCTAAGACAAGTAATCACAGCTACATCTGATGGTGCAGTGGCTGCAACAGCTATTGAAAAATATCTAGCACATTTAGATGTAAAAACACCAGAAAAAGATAATAAATAA
- the trxB gene encoding thioredoxin-disulfide reductase: MNKKITIYSKYNCPYCTRAKMLLESKKMKYTEINIQDHPEERENMIRKSNGGKTFPQIIIGDLHVGGCDDLYELDRSKKLDSILGLTSEKVETKHHKLVIIGSGPAGYTAGIYAGRANLQPVLFTGKEKGGQLTTTTDIENFPGFPEGINGMDLMLSMEKQAKKFGTEFIFGEITKIDLKKRPFTIYVGDKVHTSEAVIIATGATARYLGIPSEEEYRGKGVSACATCDGFFFKGKDVAIVGGGDTAMEEASYLANLCNKVYLIHRRDTFRASQAMQDRVKKNPKIEIIYSSTVEEIIGDKVEVKELKLKSTVDKSISTINVAGLFIAIGHTPNTGFLKGQLPLDEKGYLQVIDNTCKTKIPGVFACGDIVDSDYRQAITAAGSGCKAAIDAERWLDTIKTK; the protein is encoded by the coding sequence ATGAATAAAAAAATAACTATCTACAGCAAGTACAATTGTCCTTATTGTACTAGAGCTAAGATGCTACTTGAATCAAAAAAAATGAAATATACTGAAATAAATATCCAAGATCATCCTGAAGAAAGAGAAAATATGATTAGAAAATCAAATGGTGGGAAAACTTTTCCCCAAATAATAATTGGAGATCTACATGTAGGTGGATGTGATGATTTATATGAACTTGATAGATCAAAAAAATTAGATTCTATTCTAGGTCTAACTTCTGAAAAGGTTGAGACGAAACACCATAAATTAGTAATTATTGGTTCTGGTCCTGCTGGATATACTGCAGGAATATATGCAGGTCGTGCTAATTTACAACCAGTTTTATTCACAGGAAAAGAAAAGGGAGGACAGTTAACAACAACAACTGACATAGAAAACTTTCCTGGATTTCCTGAAGGGATAAATGGAATGGATCTTATGCTTTCCATGGAAAAACAGGCAAAAAAATTTGGAACTGAATTTATATTTGGAGAGATAACAAAAATAGATTTAAAGAAAAGACCATTTACAATATATGTTGGGGATAAAGTTCATACTTCTGAAGCCGTTATTATAGCCACTGGAGCCACTGCTAGATACTTAGGTATTCCTAGTGAGGAAGAATATAGAGGTAAAGGAGTGTCTGCTTGTGCCACTTGTGATGGATTTTTCTTTAAAGGTAAAGATGTTGCAATAGTTGGTGGAGGAGATACTGCTATGGAAGAAGCAAGTTATCTAGCTAATTTATGTAATAAAGTATATTTAATTCATCGTCGTGATACTTTTAGGGCTAGTCAAGCTATGCAAGATAGGGTGAAAAAGAATCCTAAGATTGAAATAATATACAGCAGTACTGTGGAAGAAATTATTGGAGATAAGGTAGAAGTAAAAGAATTAAAACTTAAGAGTACTGTGGATAAAAGCATTTCTACAATTAATGTAGCTGGATTATTTATAGCTATAGGACACACTCCTAATACAGGATTTTTAAAGGGACAATTACCATTGGATGAAAAGGGTTACCTACAAGTAATTGATAATACATGTAAAACAAAGATTCCAGGTGTGTTTGCCTGTGGTGATATTGTTGACTCTGATTATAGGCAAGCAATAACTGCTGCAGGAAGTGGATGTAAAGCTGCCATTGATGCTGAACGTTGGTTGGATACAATTAAAACAAAATAG
- a CDS encoding class I SAM-dependent methyltransferase has product MINIFYHFLTLFVPLYFKYKESIGEKEIYDPFSVHLFESEILSTSNFKIFDNDLKSFNGIISRTIIIDNILKEEFKKNDYDFVANIGCGLDFRNRRLSIKLPWYNVDLPEVIEYRNKIVDRTASEFNIPGNILDPKFISSFPQGKGIFIFEGILMFFTKDQVYWILKKIASNFPDSLIILEVCPEQIINIKNMNESIQALGENILFKWGNNDPHKIENEIENLVYENGFKIMDALKNRWSFLKTPTDEEMNIFNNFRINKYKIKI; this is encoded by the coding sequence TTGATAAATATTTTCTATCATTTCTTGACATTATTTGTACCACTTTATTTTAAGTACAAAGAATCTATAGGGGAAAAAGAAATTTATGACCCGTTTTCTGTACATCTCTTTGAAAGTGAAATTTTATCAACTTCTAATTTTAAAATATTTGATAATGATCTAAAAAGTTTTAATGGAATTATTTCTAGAACAATAATTATAGATAATATTTTAAAAGAAGAATTCAAAAAAAATGATTATGATTTTGTAGCTAATATTGGATGTGGACTGGATTTTAGAAATAGAAGATTGAGTATTAAATTGCCTTGGTATAATGTTGATTTACCAGAAGTAATTGAATACAGAAATAAAATTGTGGATCGAACAGCTTCTGAATTTAATATTCCAGGTAATATTTTAGATCCAAAATTTATATCTTCCTTCCCTCAAGGAAAGGGAATCTTTATATTTGAAGGAATATTGATGTTTTTTACTAAAGACCAAGTTTATTGGATTTTAAAAAAAATAGCATCTAATTTTCCTGACTCTTTAATTATCTTAGAAGTTTGCCCTGAACAAATTATAAACATAAAAAATATGAATGAATCAATACAAGCTCTTGGAGAAAACATACTCTTTAAATGGGGAAATAACGATCCACATAAAATTGAAAATGAGATAGAGAATTTAGTGTATGAAAATGGTTTTAAAATAATGGATGCATTGAAAAACCGTTGGAGTTTTTTAAAGACTCCAACAGATGAAGAAATGAATATTTTTAATAATTTTAGAATTAATAAATATAAAATAAAAATTTAA
- a CDS encoding type I restriction-modification system subunit M, giving the protein MTTKTDIENVLWSASDSFRGKIDSSRYKDYILSMLFVKYLSDVHKSKVQKLTENYKGNKVRIERALSYESFVLDEESTFDYLYANKNDSEIGQKINVALSHIEDKNSDKLKDVFRAIDFNSQVDFGAAKEKNAILKNLLDDFNGLDLRPEEIESNDIIGDAYEYMISKFASDAGKKGGEFFTPSEISELVSRLAEPVENDRIYDPTCGSGGLLLKAYKKVLNKKVAIYGQESNAQTRALCLMNMFLHGVEDANIWLGDTLASPKNIENDNLMKFQVVVANPPFSLDKWDSGFLPDSGLDEKGKPAKMSASLDPYKRFTLGVPPKSKGDYAFVLHMINSLDEENGRMAVVLPHGTLFRGSSEGKIRRSLLELNLVDAVIGLPPNLFFGTSIPACIMIFKKNKNNKDVLFIDASGEDCFEKGKNQNTLREEDIKRIVETYKERKEIEKFSHIATLEEIKENDFNLNIPRYVDTFEEEEPVNIQEVKQEIEKIDEELVEVRSKLQEYLKELGL; this is encoded by the coding sequence ATGACAACGAAAACAGATATAGAAAATGTTTTATGGAGTGCCAGTGATAGTTTTAGAGGTAAAATAGATAGTTCAAGATATAAGGACTATATTTTATCAATGCTATTTGTAAAATATTTAAGTGATGTACATAAATCAAAAGTTCAAAAATTAACAGAAAATTATAAAGGGAATAAGGTTAGAATAGAAAGAGCCTTAAGCTATGAAAGTTTTGTTTTAGATGAAGAATCTACTTTTGATTATCTATATGCCAATAAAAATGATAGTGAAATAGGACAAAAAATTAATGTAGCATTGTCTCACATTGAAGATAAAAACAGTGATAAATTAAAAGATGTATTTAGAGCTATTGATTTTAATTCACAAGTTGATTTTGGAGCAGCAAAGGAAAAGAATGCAATTCTTAAGAATTTATTAGATGATTTTAATGGACTGGATTTAAGACCAGAAGAAATAGAAAGTAATGATATTATTGGAGATGCTTATGAATATATGATCTCAAAATTTGCATCTGATGCAGGTAAAAAAGGTGGAGAGTTTTTTACTCCAAGTGAAATTTCAGAATTAGTTTCAAGATTAGCAGAGCCTGTGGAAAATGATAGAATATATGATCCAACTTGTGGGTCAGGGGGTTTATTATTAAAAGCTTATAAAAAAGTTTTAAATAAAAAAGTAGCTATATACGGGCAAGAAAGTAATGCACAAACAAGAGCTCTTTGTTTAATGAATATGTTTCTTCATGGGGTAGAAGATGCAAATATTTGGTTAGGAGATACTTTAGCAAGTCCTAAGAACATAGAAAACGACAATTTAATGAAGTTCCAAGTGGTTGTAGCTAATCCACCATTTAGTTTAGATAAATGGGATAGTGGATTTTTACCAGACTCTGGATTAGATGAAAAAGGAAAGCCAGCAAAAATGAGCGCTAGTTTAGATCCTTATAAAAGATTTACATTGGGAGTTCCACCAAAATCAAAGGGAGACTATGCTTTTGTTTTGCATATGATAAATTCATTAGATGAAGAAAATGGAAGAATGGCTGTGGTATTACCTCATGGAACATTGTTTAGAGGTTCAAGTGAAGGAAAGATTAGAAGAAGTTTATTAGAACTTAATTTAGTTGATGCAGTTATAGGATTACCACCAAATTTATTCTTTGGAACAAGTATTCCAGCTTGTATAATGATTTTTAAGAAAAATAAAAATAATAAAGATGTATTATTTATAGATGCTAGTGGTGAAGATTGTTTTGAAAAAGGAAAAAATCAAAATACCTTAAGAGAAGAAGATATTAAAAGAATAGTAGAAACTTATAAAGAACGTAAAGAAATAGAAAAATTCTCTCATATTGCAACTTTGGAAGAAATAAAAGAAAATGATTTTAATTTAAATATTCCAAGATATGTAGATACTTTTGAAGAGGAAGAACCTGTAAATATACAAGAAGTAAAACAGGAAATAGAAAAAATTGACGAAGAATTAGTAGAAGTAAGAAGTAAACTTCAAGAATATCTTAAAGAATTAGGACTATAA